The genomic DNA CCGGTGATGTGCGCGATCCCCTTGATCGGGCAAGCCTCGGCCAACGAAAGCACCTGCTTGGCATAAATCCGCGTCGGCGTCAGCAGGGTCTCACCCAGCGCACCACCGAGTTCCGGCATCACACTCTCGACCGTCAGTCGGCTTTTCTCAAACAACACCTTGCGCACCAGCGAAAAGCCGTTGCTGTGGACACCAGTCGAGGCCAACCCGATCACGGCATCCCCGGGAACAATCTGCCGGCCGTCGATCATCTTCGGGCGATCGACCACGCCCACAGCAAAACCGGCCAGGTCGTACTCGCCCTCCGCATAGAACGAGGGCATCTCGGCGGTTTCTCCACCGATGAGAGCGCAACCGGCCTGACGACACCCGTCGGAAATCCCGCGGACCACGGCCTCGGCCGTCTTTAAGGAGAGTTTCCCGGTCGCAAAGTAATCGAGGAAGAAGAGCGGCTCTGCGCCGCTGACGGCAATATCGTTGACACACATCGCCACCAGGTCGATCCCGACCGTGTCGTGTTTGTCCATGAGGAACGCGATTTTGAGTTTGGTTCCGACGCCGTCGGTCCCCGACACGAGCACCGGATCCTGGTAGCGATTCGCCTGGAATCGGAACAGGCCTCCGAATCCGCCCAGATCGGTCATCACTTCCGGGCGAAAGGTCGCCCGCACATGCGGCTTGATCCGCTCGACGAATTCATCGCCGGCATCGATATCGACTCCGGCATCACGATAGGTAGTCATTGGGGCCGCATCTTAACGAGCTGACTGATAGCGGGTCAACAATTAGTCTCACGCGTTCACACCCTTCGTGTGACTCTCAACGGTCAAACTACAGGGGCTGCTCAAACAGGTCATCCAACAAGGCCGCAGGCGAGAAAGAGCCGGAGGCGTACCCTCTCGGGTACGTTGAGGATCGATTCGAGCCGAGAACGATGTTGGGGACCTGTTTCAGCAGCCCGGCTACATCTCGGGGCGCATTTCGACATCCAACAACTTAATCTTGCGATGCAAGTGGCTGCGCTCGATTTGCAGGTCTTCGGCCGTGCGAGAAATGTTCCAATGATGTTCACGCAGCTTGCGGGCGATAAATTCCTTTTCGAACGCATTGCGGGCATCGCGGAGCGAGTCGTAATGCCTCGTCAAAAGGGAATTGGGCGTCTGCGCCCCGGCGGCCTGTTGCGTAGCGGACAGCTGAGGACGCACCTGCAACGCCACCGACGCATGCGAAGCTTCGATCACAGGCCCCGGCACCATGATCATGAGCCGCTCGATCAGGTTACGCAGTTCGCGAATGTTGCCCGGCCATTCATACTGGATGAACACGTCCATGGCCTCCGGCGAGACTTGCTTGATCTTCAAGCCTTGCTCCTCGGCATGTACATGGAGGAAATGTTTCACCAGCAGCGGGATATCCTCACGGCGATCCCGCAACGTCGGCACCACGATCGGTACCACGTTGAGCCGGTAAAACAGGTCCTCCCGGAACGTGCCCTTCTCGATTTCCTTCAGCAAATCCTTGTTGGAGGCCGCCAGGACCCGCACATCGACCTTGATCAGTTTGGTCCCGCCGACCCGCGTAAATTGCTGCTCTTGAAGGGCGCGCAAGACCTTGGCCTGGGTGCTCAGACTCATATCCGCAATTTCATCCAGGAACAGGGTCCCGCCGTCGGCCTGTTCGAACTGGCCCCGCTTCATCGTTGTGGCGCCGCTGAAGGACCCGCGCTCGTGCCCGAACAATTCGCTCTCGATCAAGGTTTCAGGGATGGCGGCGCAGTTCACCGCCACAAACGGACGGTTCGCCCTGGGGCTCTGTTGATGGATGGCCCTGGCGACGAGTTCTTTGCCGGTACCGTTCTCGCCGCCGATCAAGACCCGGCTGTTCGTAGGCCCCGCCGTTTCAATAATCTGCTTGAGCTGCCGCATCGCCAGCGACTGCCCGATCAACTCGAACTTCCGCTCTACCTTCGTGCGCAGCGTCCGATTCTCCTGCTCAAGCCGGTGCTGATCCAAGGCATGTTTGACCCGTAGCGTCACGTTTTCGAGCGAGAGCGGTTTCTCAATGTAATCGTAGGCCCCGAGCTTGATGGCCTTCACCGCCGTCTCGATCGATCCATGCCCGGACATCATCATGACTTGCGTCTGAGGCACCAGCTCACGCAAGCGCCGGAGCGTCTCCAACCCATCCATGTCGGGCATCCAGATATCCAGCATCATCAGTTCGGGAGGACTCACGGCACATAACTTGAGCGCCTCGATGCCGCTCTTGGCCACGCTG from Nitrospira sp. ND1 includes the following:
- a CDS encoding sigma-54 dependent transcriptional regulator, whose translation is MSASILIVDDEVSILNSLSSILEDEGYEVSVAKSGIEALKLCAVSPPELMMLDIWMPDMDGLETLRRLRELVPQTQVMMMSGHGSIETAVKAIKLGAYDYIEKPLSLENVTLRVKHALDQHRLEQENRTLRTKVERKFELIGQSLAMRQLKQIIETAGPTNSRVLIGGENGTGKELVARAIHQQSPRANRPFVAVNCAAIPETLIESELFGHERGSFSGATTMKRGQFEQADGGTLFLDEIADMSLSTQAKVLRALQEQQFTRVGGTKLIKVDVRVLAASNKDLLKEIEKGTFREDLFYRLNVVPIVVPTLRDRREDIPLLVKHFLHVHAEEQGLKIKQVSPEAMDVFIQYEWPGNIRELRNLIERLMIMVPGPVIEASHASVALQVRPQLSATQQAAGAQTPNSLLTRHYDSLRDARNAFEKEFIARKLREHHWNISRTAEDLQIERSHLHRKIKLLDVEMRPEM
- the purM gene encoding phosphoribosylformylglycinamidine cyclo-ligase, which codes for MTTYRDAGVDIDAGDEFVERIKPHVRATFRPEVMTDLGGFGGLFRFQANRYQDPVLVSGTDGVGTKLKIAFLMDKHDTVGIDLVAMCVNDIAVSGAEPLFFLDYFATGKLSLKTAEAVVRGISDGCRQAGCALIGGETAEMPSFYAEGEYDLAGFAVGVVDRPKMIDGRQIVPGDAVIGLASTGVHSNGFSLVRKVLFEKSRLTVESVMPELGGALGETLLTPTRIYAKQVLSLAEACPIKGIAHITGGGITENLPRVFPARCGARIRRGSWPVLPIFQTIQDRGGVELSEMYRVFNMGIGLILVVAPEHVDRVMAKAVEAGDRAYHIGEMVAQSTDEGVVEYVG